The genomic window CACCCAGCGGGAAGCTGAAGACCTGCCCGCGATCACGGGAGCTGTCGAACTTGTAACCATTCGTGAGCCAGCCAGTATAGTGGACATGAACGTTCTGACCCTTCTGGGCAGGCTCGGCACCTTCTTCGCCTTCCCTGATGATTGCATAGCGCAAGCCCTCGGGGCCATTTTCAAAGGTCAAGGCCGTTGTATCCGGGAAGAAGTCCATGGTGGCAGCCACAGCCTCGTCAATCTCGGAGGAAACCAGTTCCACGCGGTAGATCAAGGTGGAGTTAG from Fibrobacter sp. includes these protein-coding regions:
- a CDS encoding FKBP-type peptidyl-prolyl cis-trans isomerase; its protein translation is NSTLIYRVELVSSEIDEAVAATMDFFPDTTALTFENGPEGLRYAIIREGEEGAEPAQKGQNVHVHYTGWLTNGYKFDSSRDRGQVFSFPLGGGRVIRGWELGVQGMLPGEKRILIVPPGIGYGARGAGPIPGGATLIFAVEYLGS